A section of the Castanea sativa cultivar Marrone di Chiusa Pesio chromosome 12, ASM4071231v1 genome encodes:
- the LOC142620584 gene encoding patellin-4-like, translating to MAEENDTSHCKNGNENGKRNNGNEVEDNESEVTNIDQESELGGENTYSSVEMKHKKKKALLEFRCRVENAILGNYLLGKPPKSLSPFKIKRAREQLRDITLWGVPLLPSKGHEGTDIVLLKFLKAKDFKVHEAFGMLWKTLKWRREYKTEGILDEKLDSDLENLVCLISRDKEGHPSCFLNYGPFKDKELYKKVFGSEEKCDKFLRWKVQNVEKVIKKLRFKNGGVNSIVQIIDLKNSPGPAMKELHSVSKKFMFLLQDYYPELIDKIIVINVPLWYYASHVLLLRVINQRTKRKFVFARPSKATKTLLKIIAPENLPVEYGGLKRENDDDFTSADNASEHTIRANSVAHIEFPVTEAGVTMVWDLTVVGWDVSYKEEFIPDDEGSYKILLQNQEIMGECVRNSFYISEPGRIVLTIDNGTLNKKRVLYRSKAKPTVPMYIFLK from the exons ATGGCGGAGGAAAATGACACAAGCCACTgtaaaaatggaaatgaaaatgGGAAAAGAAACAATGGTAATGAGGTTGAGGACAATGAAAGTGAAGTCACCAACATAGACCAAGAAAGTGAACTAGGAGGTGAAAACACCTATTCTTCTGTTGAAATGaagcacaaaaagaagaaagcattATTGGAATTCCGGTGCAGGGTTGAAAACGCAATTCTTGGGAATTATCTGCTTGGGAAACCACCCAAAAGCCTTTCACCTTTCAAAATCAAAAGGGCAAGAGAACAACTTAGAGATATCACCCTTTGGGGCGTGCCTTTATTGCCAAGTAAAGGCCACGAAGGAACCGACATTGTGcttttaaaattcttaaaagCGAAAGATTTCAAGGTTCATGAGGCTTTTGGGATGCTCTGGAAGACACTGAAATGGAGGAGGGAATATAAGACTGAGGGAATTCTTGATGAGAAGTTGGATTCTGATCTTGAAAATTTGGTTTGCTTGATAAGTAGAGATAAGGAGGGTCACCCTTCGTGTTTCCTAAACTATGGGCCTTTCAAGGACAAGGAATTGTACAAGAAAGTGTTTGGGTCAGAAGAGAAATGTGATAAGTTTCTAAGGTGGAAGGTGCAAAACGTGGAAAAGGTTATAAAAAAGCTGAGATTCAAGAATGGAGGTGTGAACTCCATAGTTCAAATTATAGATTTAAAGAACTCTCCGGGGCCAGCAATGAAAGAGCTTCATTCTGTTAGCAAGAAATTTATGTTTCTGCTTCAAGACTATTATCCTGAGCTCATTGACAAAATT ATTGTCATAAATGTTCCATTGTGGTACTATGCATCCCATGTGCTGCTTTTACGGGTCATAAATCAAAGGACTAAAAGAAAGTTTGTCTTTGCCAGACCATCAAAAGCTACAAAAACCCTTCTCAA GATCATAGCCCCAGAAAACCTTCCTGTCGAATATGGTGGTCTCAAGAGAGAGAATGACGATGACTTCACGTCAGCAGACAATGCTTCTGAGCATACAATCAGAGCAAATTCAGTTGCACATATTGAATTTCCAGTCACAGAG GCCGGCGTGACAATGGTGTGGGATTTAACTGTTGTCGGATGGGATGTGTCATACAAGGAGGAGTTTATTCCAGACGATGAAGGATCCTACAAGATCTTGTTGCAAAATCAAGAGATAATGGGAGAGTGTGTTAGGAATTCCTTCTACATTAGTGAACCTGGGAGAATTGTGTTAACCATTGACAATGGGACCTTAAACAAGAAGAGGGTTTTATATAGATCTAAAGCAAAACCCACAGTGCCCATGTATATCTTCTTAAAGTAG